The nucleotide window CACCAAGCTtactgtgaagaaaaaaaagatgcaattTGTAATCAAATTACTTTGACAGAAGCATTTACCAAATAAAATTCAAAGGGATATACTGTTAACGCCCCTCTAAAAGTGTGGAGTTATTGGCAACTTTTCTCAGCAGTGTTTGAGTAAAGAGAGGTGCATCGTTTTTATTATGTTAAACAGTTTGAGCTCAGTTTTCTTGTTTTCAGTGTCACAGAAGACATTTGAGCTGACGTGTCTGTAATAAAGAAGTTTCCATTAATGCATAATTAGGTAGCATTTGATCAGAATTAATTGgtcatgttttggttttgctGGATAAAGAGGCATCGATCATCCTCTGGAGTCAACTGTAGTCTCCACTGTTAGGAGTGCGGCAAGGCCTCCATGTTGCTACAGCCACAATGTGCatgctgtgtgagtgtgggaCAATGCAGCAGGTTTGctgatatttatttatcaagAAAGTGAATACTTGTTCATCAAATCCATTCCTGACAGTTAAATACTTTTACAGATTTATACCAAAAGAACGACTGTGTAAAAATCACATTGCTCCACCTCTCTTATGTATTGTTAGTTGGGCCTGTTGGAGAGGAGGATGTGTGTTTTATATTCTTATTATTTGGCTTTCTTCCatttcaaattaatgtttttttatcaGGCTCAAACGTTTTGTAACCATTTCCTAATCACTGTAGCTGCCAAATCAGTAAGTCTTTGGACATTTATATCTAATGTgacttttaattaattttttggcAGTTTGCTGCATGGTGGTGGCAGAAACAGACTTCCAGCAAGGAAAGAATTGCATTTGAAAGCAGTTAAATTAAACATGGCAGAGATAAAGCACAACATCGATCTGGTTCTTTTTAACAGCACAGCAGGCAAGACGAGTGCACAAAAGCTACATATAGTGATCACAAGAGACTAAACCACAAAGACATATTTACATTAACTTTTCATATGATTTGTTGGTGCTTGTGACATTCTGGAAAGCAAGACAGAATATAGCTAATATGTCAATACAGCATTTCAGTCAAGGTCAATTAGCAGTCATTTGCTTCAAGAAGGCACATAATGCTCTTCACTCAGATATgaggtgtgtgttcatgtgtgtgtgacaaactTAGGAACTCTGTGCTTGAGGCCACTGTagagtgtttctgtgtttctgcagcagGACAGTCTGGTTTCCAAAGTTTCCTAAACACTGAAAAATCACAGTTAACAGATCATTTCAGCCCTGTCTACAGTAATTTATCCTCCCTGGAGTGAGGCCGCAGTATCCTGAGGGTGAAGATGAGTTTGATAGCTTTTCTAAACCAGGGGTAAAACAGAGCATAAATCAGAGGGTTTGCACAGGAGTTCAACAACATGATCCAAGACAACAGAGCATAATAAGACAAGCTCGTGGAGGTGTCTTCTCCTGCTAGAGCGGGATAGTAATACGGGCAGAAGCACAATAGAAACACAGCTATCACAATGCCAAGAGTCCTGGCTGCCTTCCTCTCTGATTTTTTAGCGGTTGGAGCTGCAGTGCCAGCGGTAGCAGCAGTCTGCAGCCGAATGACACGCATCTGAGAGATGGCAACCACAAACACCCTCATATAGAGAACAACCATGACAGTACAGGGCCCgacaaatgtaaaaaagagATCAACAGTTCCTGAGGTGTGGCTGATGACCACCACACACTCCCCGTGGCAGGAGCTGAACCTGTCTGGCTGCCCTAAGTGTCCCATTAGGATACACCCGTTGTAGAGAAGAGAGCAGGCCCAGCATAAACAAATTGATATTTGAACTCTGTGCAGGGTGATCTTAGAGGAATAGAGCAGTGGGTCACAGATAGCCAGATAACGATCTATGGATATTTGCACCATGCTGCCCACAGAGGCAGAGAGCATGCAGTAAGAAACATAAGGAGTCAGAGCACACAGCAGCCTCCCCAGCAGCCAGCATGTCTCCATGTAGCGCAGGCCCTCGATGGGCATCCCCAGCAGCCCCACCACCAGGTCGGACACAGCCAGAGACAGGAGCAGGGTGTTGGTCGCGGTGTGGAGCTGCCGGAAGTGGGAGATGGAGATGATGACGAGCACGTTGAGAGTTACAGTGAGCAGAGAGACAAAGGCCAGCAGGATGTAGAGCAGAGCAGTGTCAGAGCGAGGGCGCAGCAGACGCCTGCAGGAGGAGTTGAGGTTGGGGAAGCAGAGCAGAGGGCCCTCTGTGCTGTCCATCAGGGAGGAGGTGGGGTCAAGagaaatgattaaattgtcTGCTAGACTGTTAATTTATCCTCCAACACTGCCCTCCCATTTTTCCAATACCTGGAAGAGATGTTGTCACTTTCACATTCTTAATAAAGTTTAACCAGTAACTTTTGGGTTACCAGGACAAGATCTTTTTAGCTGGTGTATATGTTCCTGTCGAGCTCTTTAACTTATCATGCAGGAGGACTCCTTAAACCCAGTCCGACGGCTTGCAGAGTTTCAGAACATTCTTTCACAGGACCTTTAATAGAGGCAGAAATGAGTCCTGAAACTCAAAAACGAATTAGCATTTTTGATCTCTTGGTTCCGGtgtcttgaagtcaatgggtcTCGAATGAacgattagattttggtggtcaagggccAAAGTCCCTGTGACCATAGTTCtagaattcatacgctaattatcACAAATCTTTACACAAatgaggataaaataatgaagtgatgacattttaaatccaaaaggtcaaaggtcaacttcactgcgacatcataatgttctgcaaaacacttttttgACCATTATTCTACTCCGTATCTCAGGGACAGAAGAGGAGATgcttggtc belongs to Epinephelus lanceolatus isolate andai-2023 chromosome 24, ASM4190304v1, whole genome shotgun sequence and includes:
- the LOC144461927 gene encoding trace amine-associated receptor 13c-like — encoded protein: MDSTEGPLLCFPNLNSSCRRLLRPRSDTALLYILLAFVSLLTVTLNVLVIISISHFRQLHTATNTLLLSLAVSDLVVGLLGMPIEGLRYMETCWLLGRLLCALTPYVSYCMLSASVGSMVQISIDRYLAICDPLLYSSKITLHRVQISICLCWACSLLYNGCILMGHLGQPDRFSSCHGECVVVISHTSGTVDLFFTFVGPCTVMVVLYMRVFVVAISQMRVIRLQTAATAGTAAPTAKKSERKAARTLGIVIAVFLLCFCPYYYPALAGEDTSTSLSYYALLSWIMLLNSCANPLIYALFYPWFRKAIKLIFTLRILRPHSREDKLL